The following are from one region of the Apostichopus japonicus isolate 1M-3 chromosome 17, ASM3797524v1, whole genome shotgun sequence genome:
- the LOC139984605 gene encoding uncharacterized protein, producing the protein MGTLHRVTLYCINGHMVLDWRSQPMVGSIPAANLMVSAALLFSGNTFSKLKLNVYFFWQVSGDGRCDSPGCNAKYCTYTMIDMATQKIVWSELVQVSETTSSVEMEKLGFKRSVIPDVLMKKRLLKDIHKLTKACQTGSLEVFHGALLKYCTKRQEFDFPNMMARLQLAIIDHNRNCDRPEATTNKPVHVEKKLRSYLSSLGKCYFLENVNIVCFADAKKTKERKHNEVHLPRHIAEVPSPTSKLVVSSALFLLSISGQFNF; encoded by the exons ATGGGCACACTGCACAGGGTTACGTTGTACTGTATAAATGGGCATATGGTGCTGGATTGGAGGTCGCAGCCAATGGTAGGTTCTATTCCAGCCGCCAATTTGATGGTGAGTGCTGCATTGCTTTTCAGCGGAAAtacattttcaaagtt AAAGCTCAACGTTTACTTTTTCTGGCAAG TATCGGGTGATGGAAGGTGTGACTCCCCAGGCTGTAATGCCAAATATTGTACTTACACCATGATAGACATGGCAACCCAAAAGATTGTTTGGAGCGAACTGGTGCAGGTGTCGGAAACAACCAGCTCAGTTGAAATGGAGAAACTGGGTTTTAAAAGAT CTGTGATACCT GATGTACTCATGAAAAAGCGACTGCTGAAAGACATTCATAAGCTAACAAAAGCATGCCAAACAGGAAGCCTTGAGGTTTTTCATGGAGCACTACTGAAGTACTGTACGAAAAGGCAAGAATTCGACTTTCCCAATATGATGGCACGTTTGCAGTTAGCAATCATAGACCATAACAGAAATTGTGACAGGCCTGAAGCTACCACCAATAAGCCAGTTCATGTAGAAAAAAAGCTACGATCATATTTATCCTCTCTTGGAAAATGTTATTTCcttgaaaatgtaaacattgtCTGTTTTGCCGATGCCA aaaaaacaaaggaaagaaagcaTAATGAGGTTCATCTCCCTAGACACATCGCAGA GGTTCCCTCTCCGACGAGCAAACTCGTAGTGTCCTCTGCCTTATTCTTGTTAAGTATTTCCGGCCAATTTAACTTTTAA